The following proteins come from a genomic window of Synechococcus sp. MW101C3:
- the bioB gene encoding biotin synthase BioB — MIASPTLSSGTALAAEASAATSASDATPVFVRHDWSRDEIQALLEAPLMELLWRAQQVHRSANPGYHVQLASLLSVKTGGCEEDCAYCPQSMHHSADVTGQPERDVEPVLARARAAKEAGADRFCMGWAWREIREGAPFEAMLAMVRGVRELGLEACVTAGMLTDTQAARLAEAGLTAYNHNLDTSPEHYHRIITTRTYQERLETLERVRRAGITLCCGGIIGMGETSNDRAGLLQVLASLDPHPESVPINGLVAVEGTPLEEQPPLDPLDLVRMVATARILMPHSRVRLSAGRTALSREAQILCLQAGADSIFYGDTLLTTGNPDVDADRALLAAAGVRAQWSEPSVGESEQAAGRVVAPG; from the coding sequence TTGATCGCTTCCCCCACCCTCTCCAGCGGCACCGCCCTTGCGGCCGAAGCCTCCGCAGCCACATCCGCGTCCGACGCCACGCCGGTCTTCGTTCGCCACGACTGGAGCCGGGACGAGATTCAGGCGTTGCTGGAAGCCCCGCTGATGGAGTTGCTCTGGCGCGCCCAGCAGGTGCATCGCAGCGCCAACCCCGGCTACCACGTGCAGCTGGCCTCGCTGCTGAGCGTGAAGACCGGCGGTTGTGAGGAGGACTGCGCCTATTGCCCCCAGTCGATGCACCACAGCGCCGATGTGACCGGCCAGCCGGAGCGCGATGTGGAGCCGGTGCTCGCCCGGGCCCGGGCGGCGAAGGAGGCCGGTGCCGACCGCTTCTGCATGGGCTGGGCCTGGCGGGAGATCCGCGAGGGTGCGCCGTTCGAGGCCATGCTCGCCATGGTGCGCGGGGTGCGGGAGCTGGGCCTGGAGGCCTGTGTCACCGCCGGCATGCTCACCGACACCCAGGCCGCCCGGCTGGCCGAGGCGGGCCTCACCGCCTACAACCACAACCTCGACACCAGCCCGGAGCACTACCACCGGATCATCACCACCCGCACCTACCAGGAGCGGCTGGAAACGCTGGAGCGGGTGCGCCGAGCCGGGATCACCCTCTGCTGCGGCGGCATCATCGGCATGGGGGAAACCAGCAACGACCGGGCCGGCCTGCTGCAGGTGCTCGCCAGCCTTGATCCCCATCCCGAGAGCGTGCCGATCAACGGGCTGGTGGCGGTGGAGGGCACCCCACTGGAAGAGCAGCCGCCGTTGGATCCGCTCGACCTGGTGCGCATGGTGGCCACCGCCCGCATCCTCATGCCCCACAGCCGGGTGCGGCTGAGTGCCGGTCGCACAGCACTGAGCCGCGAGGCGCAGATTCTTTGCCTGCAGGCCGGCGCCGATTCGATCTTTTACGGTGACACCCTGCTCACCACCGGCAACCCTGATGTGGACGCCGATCGTGCCCTGCTGGCGGCGGCCGGTGTGCGCGCCCAGTGGAGCGAGCCGTCGGTTGGGGAATCCGAGCAGGCCGCCGGCCGGGTGGTGGCTCCTGGCTGA
- a CDS encoding rhodanese-related sulfurtransferase: protein MAAFYRFTPIPQPAELRQQLLQVGQAAELRGTVLVAAEGVNGTICGSAAGVETLLELLRSQSGLAGLEARTSWCGVQAFHRLKVRLKREIVTMGCAAVQLTPPPAEETATPASRPGTPVLPQAWQELIADPTTLVIDTRNSYEVALGSFTGAIDPGLESFREFPLWVDQQLAPLVEARRPERLALFCTGGIRCEKATAYLRQQGFEGVHHLQGGILRYLEEVPTEQSHWQGECYVFDQRVALNHRLEPGGFSLCHACGLPLSPADRQLDSYVQGVSCRHCRDRFSDADRARFAERQRQSTLAASRGGRHIGARAGGSPCP, encoded by the coding sequence GTGGCGGCCTTCTACCGCTTCACCCCCATCCCCCAGCCCGCTGAACTGCGCCAGCAATTGCTGCAGGTGGGCCAGGCGGCGGAGCTGCGGGGCACGGTGCTGGTGGCGGCTGAAGGGGTGAACGGCACCATCTGCGGCAGCGCCGCCGGAGTTGAAACGCTGCTGGAGCTGCTGCGCAGCCAATCCGGCCTGGCCGGTCTGGAGGCCAGAACCTCCTGGTGTGGGGTGCAGGCCTTTCATCGCCTCAAGGTGCGGCTGAAGCGCGAAATCGTCACGATGGGCTGCGCTGCGGTGCAGCTGACGCCCCCGCCCGCAGAGGAAACGGCCACGCCGGCCTCCAGGCCCGGCACCCCCGTGCTGCCCCAGGCATGGCAGGAGCTGATCGCTGATCCCACCACGCTGGTGATCGACACCCGCAACAGCTATGAAGTGGCGCTCGGCAGCTTCACCGGGGCGATCGATCCGGGTCTGGAGAGCTTCCGGGAGTTCCCCCTCTGGGTGGATCAGCAGCTGGCTCCCCTGGTGGAGGCCCGCCGCCCGGAGCGTCTGGCCCTGTTCTGCACCGGCGGCATCCGCTGCGAGAAGGCCACCGCCTACCTGCGACAGCAGGGCTTCGAGGGGGTGCACCACCTTCAGGGGGGCATCCTGCGCTATCTGGAGGAGGTGCCGACCGAGCAGAGCCACTGGCAGGGCGAGTGCTACGTGTTCGACCAGCGGGTGGCGCTGAATCACCGGCTTGAACCCGGTGGCTTCAGCCTCTGCCACGCCTGTGGTCTGCCGCTTTCGCCTGCGGATCGCCAGCTCGACAGCTACGTGCAGGGGGTGAGCTGCCGTCACTGCCGCGATCGCTTCAGCGACGCCGACCGCGCCCGCTTCGCCGAGCGCCAGCGGCAGAGCACGCTGGCCGCCAGCCGCGGGGGCCGGCACATCGGGGCAAGGGCGGGCGGCTCCCCCTGCCCATGA
- a CDS encoding GNAT family N-acetyltransferase codes for MSPDVAAGATVADAQAPARRLMPADLEACLALDRLALGGLWDSDQWQTELESDGRLCLGLEGPRGLEAMASGWLVVDELQIMVVAVHPDGRRRGRGRRVLTALLQKARQQGAQQATLEVAAGNTAALALYAALGFRSQGRRCRYYRNGEDALIKCLPLVEIAVTPPPPLGFSGE; via the coding sequence ATGTCTCCGGATGTTGCTGCAGGCGCCACCGTCGCAGACGCCCAGGCGCCGGCGCGCAGGCTGATGCCAGCGGATCTGGAGGCCTGTCTCGCGCTTGACCGGCTGGCTCTGGGCGGGCTGTGGGACTCGGATCAGTGGCAGACCGAACTGGAGAGCGACGGCCGGCTCTGCCTCGGCCTCGAAGGGCCAAGGGGGCTGGAGGCCATGGCCAGCGGCTGGCTGGTGGTCGATGAGCTGCAGATCATGGTGGTGGCGGTGCACCCCGACGGCCGGCGGCGCGGCCGGGGCCGGCGTGTTCTCACGGCCCTGCTGCAAAAGGCCCGGCAGCAGGGAGCGCAGCAGGCCACCCTGGAGGTGGCCGCCGGCAACACTGCCGCCCTGGCGCTCTATGCCGCCCTCGGATTCCGCAGCCAGGGACGGCGTTGCCGTTACTACCGCAATGGTGAGGACGCTCTGATCAAATGCCTGCCACTGGTGGAGATCGCGGTAACGCCACCGCCACCGCTGGGTTTCAGCGGCGAATGA
- the gap gene encoding type I glyceraldehyde-3-phosphate dehydrogenase, whose product MTITIGINGFGRIGRLVFRRAFETEDICVVGINDLMDIDYIAYMLRYDSTHGRFKGDVEIDGNNLIVNGHPVRVSAERDPKALAWGAVGAEVVLEATGLFLTDATARAHIEAGARKVVLSAPSKDDTPMFVMGVNHTSYAGQDIVSNASCTTNCLAPIAKVLHDSFGISSGLMTTVHATTATQKTVDGPSVKDWRGGRGAGQNIIPSSTGAARAVGKVIPALNGKLTGMAFRVPTPDVSVVDLTVNLATPTTYDAIKEAMRTAAEGPMQGVLGYTEDEVVSADFVGETCTSVFDANAGIALTDTFVKVVAWYDNEWGYSCKCVDLIRHIASR is encoded by the coding sequence ATGACCATCACCATCGGCATCAACGGATTCGGGCGAATTGGCAGGCTTGTGTTTCGTCGTGCCTTTGAAACCGAAGACATCTGTGTTGTCGGCATCAACGATTTGATGGATATCGATTATATCGCCTACATGCTCCGCTACGACTCCACCCATGGTCGCTTCAAGGGGGATGTGGAGATCGACGGCAACAACCTGATTGTGAACGGCCACCCGGTACGGGTCAGCGCCGAGCGGGATCCGAAAGCCCTGGCCTGGGGGGCGGTGGGGGCCGAGGTGGTACTGGAGGCCACCGGCCTGTTTCTCACCGATGCCACGGCCAGGGCCCACATCGAAGCCGGCGCGCGCAAGGTGGTGCTCTCCGCTCCCTCGAAAGACGACACCCCGATGTTCGTGATGGGGGTCAATCACACCAGCTACGCCGGTCAGGACATCGTCTCCAATGCCTCGTGCACCACGAACTGCCTGGCACCGATCGCCAAGGTGCTGCACGACAGCTTCGGCATCAGCTCCGGCCTGATGACCACCGTGCATGCCACCACGGCCACCCAGAAAACCGTGGACGGCCCTTCCGTAAAAGACTGGCGCGGCGGGCGAGGTGCCGGGCAGAACATCATCCCGTCCTCCACCGGAGCGGCCCGGGCGGTGGGCAAGGTGATTCCTGCCCTGAACGGCAAGCTCACCGGCATGGCGTTCCGGGTGCCCACCCCCGATGTGTCCGTGGTGGATCTCACCGTGAATCTGGCCACCCCCACCACCTACGACGCCATCAAAGAGGCCATGCGGACGGCGGCGGAAGGGCCGATGCAAGGGGTGCTGGGGTACACCGAGGATGAGGTGGTGTCAGCGGATTTCGTGGGCGAAACCTGCACCTCGGTGTTCGATGCCAATGCGGGCATCGCCCTTACCGACACCTTCGTGAAAGTGGTGGCCTGGTACGACAACGAATGGGGCTACTCCTGCAAATGCGTAGACCTCATCCGTCACATCGCCAGCCGCTGA
- a CDS encoding DUF952 domain-containing protein — MNCGLPVLYSFRRCPYAIRARLAIERAGLLVELREVRLAAKPLELLQASPKGTVPVLVLEDGRVIEQSLEIMAWALHQHDPDDWLLRRGGTPGFGAAAAPAAEAQREMAALIHCNDEVFKHHLDRYKYASRHPEADPLVHHEAALQVLGDWNLRLEQAAGADGVAWLLGPRPSLADLALLPFVRQFRLADPAGFDALPGLAALQAWLGRFLASAPLAAVMAPQEPWSDDAPGRPFPAGRLVHHLALAADWQDACRAGVYRRSTRGLSLEQVGFIHACFAHQLAATRARFYADGPELVLLSIDPARLTVPLRLESSAGSAELFPHIHGPLALDAVVAAEPLDLQLAASPRTAVRQAA; from the coding sequence ATGAATTGCGGCCTGCCGGTGCTCTACAGCTTCCGCCGCTGCCCCTATGCGATCCGGGCGCGGCTGGCGATCGAGCGGGCCGGCCTGCTGGTGGAGCTGCGTGAAGTGCGGCTGGCGGCCAAGCCGCTGGAGCTGCTTCAGGCCTCACCCAAGGGCACGGTGCCGGTGCTGGTGCTGGAGGATGGCCGGGTGATCGAGCAGAGCCTGGAGATCATGGCCTGGGCGCTGCACCAGCATGATCCCGACGACTGGCTGTTGCGCCGTGGCGGTACCCCCGGCTTCGGTGCGGCTGCTGCGCCTGCGGCGGAGGCGCAACGGGAGATGGCCGCGCTGATCCACTGCAACGACGAGGTGTTCAAGCACCACCTGGATCGCTACAAGTACGCCAGCCGCCACCCTGAAGCCGATCCGCTGGTCCACCACGAGGCGGCCCTGCAGGTGCTCGGCGACTGGAACCTGCGGCTGGAGCAGGCCGCCGGTGCTGATGGGGTCGCCTGGCTGCTCGGGCCCAGGCCATCGCTGGCCGATCTGGCTCTGCTGCCCTTCGTGCGCCAGTTCCGCCTGGCGGATCCTGCGGGGTTCGATGCCCTGCCGGGCCTGGCGGCGCTGCAGGCCTGGCTGGGCCGCTTCCTCGCCAGCGCCCCCCTGGCGGCGGTGATGGCCCCGCAGGAGCCCTGGAGCGACGACGCTCCTGGCCGACCCTTCCCTGCCGGGCGTCTGGTTCATCACCTGGCCCTGGCTGCCGACTGGCAGGACGCCTGCCGTGCGGGCGTCTACCGCCGCTCCACCCGCGGCCTCAGCCTGGAGCAGGTGGGCTTCATCCATGCCTGCTTCGCCCATCAGCTGGCGGCCACCCGGGCCCGCTTCTACGCCGATGGCCCCGAACTGGTGCTGCTCTCGATCGATCCCGCTCGGCTCACGGTGCCGCTGCGGCTGGAGTCCTCAGCCGGCAGCGCGGAGCTGTTCCCCCACATCCACGGCCCGCTGGCCCTCGACGCGGTGGTGGCGGCGGAGCCATTGGATCTTCAGCTGGCGGCCTCACCGCGCACGGCAGTGCGGCAAGCGGCATGA
- a CDS encoding NAD(P)/FAD-dependent oxidoreductase: MKVAVIGGGVAGLALARSLCRGGAGGGERINVFERSTTMDRQGFGFLVLENGQRALQSLGIDVLASGIGHALERVSILSSCGRSIAQHPVTHTIAVDRPSLLRALADGLPRGVIQFNHRFEAFEHDRDRMLSASFACGGQATLVRHSADVFVGADGVNSRCRAHLTADRPSVPPRRARVNEIVACVHLPAVAATLGHRFVKVLDPSGGFAVGLVPLAKGRVIWFVQFDSHRFAPPAPGAISSFLDTHLRSFPQFVRETIEATHPSLPHLWQPLDIDPPPRLARGNLVLAGDAAHPLLPFTSQGANTALEDAVCLSEQLLACRLPMDLNRALSTYHHQRHPSLKRYLHAGRTMAAQFVRPPAEVESTSLPLAK, encoded by the coding sequence ATGAAGGTGGCCGTCATCGGCGGCGGTGTGGCTGGCCTGGCCCTGGCCCGCTCCCTCTGCCGCGGCGGCGCCGGCGGCGGTGAGCGGATCAACGTGTTCGAGCGCTCCACCACCATGGACCGCCAGGGCTTCGGCTTCCTTGTGCTGGAGAACGGCCAGCGCGCCCTGCAGTCGCTCGGCATTGATGTGTTGGCCAGTGGTATCGGCCATGCGCTTGAGCGGGTCTCGATCCTTTCCTCCTGCGGGCGCTCGATTGCCCAGCACCCCGTCACCCACACCATCGCGGTCGACCGCCCCTCGCTGCTGCGGGCACTGGCTGACGGATTGCCCCGCGGGGTGATTCAGTTCAATCACCGCTTTGAAGCCTTCGAGCACGACCGCGACCGCATGCTCTCGGCCTCCTTCGCCTGCGGCGGTCAGGCCACGCTGGTGCGCCACAGCGCTGATGTGTTCGTGGGCGCTGATGGGGTCAACTCCCGCTGCCGTGCCCACCTCACCGCCGATCGCCCCTCGGTGCCGCCGCGCCGCGCCCGGGTCAACGAGATCGTCGCCTGTGTCCATCTGCCGGCGGTGGCGGCCACCCTGGGCCACCGCTTCGTCAAGGTGCTCGATCCCAGCGGCGGGTTTGCGGTGGGGCTGGTGCCCCTGGCCAAAGGGCGGGTGATCTGGTTCGTGCAGTTCGACAGCCACCGTTTCGCGCCCCCGGCGCCTGGCGCCATCTCCTCCTTCCTCGACACCCACCTGCGCAGCTTTCCGCAGTTCGTGCGTGAAACGATCGAGGCCACCCATCCCTCCCTGCCCCATCTCTGGCAGCCGCTCGACATCGATCCCCCGCCCCGTCTGGCACGGGGCAACCTGGTGCTGGCGGGCGACGCGGCCCATCCGTTGCTGCCCTTCACCAGCCAGGGCGCGAATACGGCGCTGGAGGATGCGGTGTGCCTCTCCGAGCAGCTGCTGGCCTGCCGGCTGCCTATGGATCTCAACCGGGCCCTGAGCACCTACCACCACCAGCGCCATCCGTCGCTGAAGCGCTACCTGCACGCCGGGCGCACGATGGCGGCTCAGTTCGTGCGTCCCCCGGCCGAGGTGGAGAGTACGTCTTTGCCACTGGCGAAATGA
- a CDS encoding isoprenyl transferase: MSRSPATTPLIQANPQPLRAVPSVLDPSRLPAHVAVIMDGNGRWARQRNLPRVMGHREGVEALKRTLRLCSDWGIGALTAYAFSTENWNRPGEEVSFLMTLFERVLARELEALDREQVRIRFLGDLEQLPHGLQELIASATRRTAENTGIHFNVCTNYGGRSELVQAARRLADQVARGELDPASIDEQSFAAELQTADEVDPDLLIRTSGEYRISNFLLWQLAYAEIHITDVLWPDFNEDALLRALGDYQNRQRRFGGVAPLTA; encoded by the coding sequence ATGAGTCGCTCCCCGGCGACCACTCCCCTGATCCAGGCGAATCCGCAGCCCTTGAGGGCCGTGCCGTCCGTGCTGGATCCCAGCCGCCTGCCGGCCCACGTGGCGGTGATCATGGACGGCAACGGCCGCTGGGCCCGCCAGCGCAACCTGCCGCGGGTGATGGGGCACCGCGAGGGCGTTGAAGCCCTGAAGCGCACCCTGCGCCTCTGCAGCGACTGGGGCATCGGTGCGCTCACGGCCTATGCCTTCTCCACCGAGAACTGGAACCGCCCCGGCGAGGAGGTGAGCTTCCTGATGACCCTGTTCGAGCGGGTGCTGGCCCGCGAACTGGAGGCCCTTGACCGCGAACAGGTGCGCATCCGCTTCCTTGGCGATCTCGAGCAACTGCCCCACGGTCTGCAGGAACTGATCGCCTCGGCCACGCGCCGCACGGCTGAGAACACCGGCATTCACTTCAACGTGTGCACCAACTACGGCGGCCGCAGCGAGCTGGTGCAGGCGGCGCGGCGTCTGGCCGATCAGGTGGCCCGCGGCGAGCTTGATCCGGCCAGCATCGACGAGCAGTCCTTCGCCGCCGAACTGCAGACCGCCGATGAGGTGGATCCGGATCTGCTGATCCGCACCAGCGGCGAATACCGGATCAGCAACTTCCTGCTCTGGCAGCTCGCCTACGCCGAGATCCACATCACCGATGTGCTCTGGCCCGACTTCAACGAAGACGCCCTGCTGCGGGCCCTCGGCGATTATCAGAACCGCCAGCGGCGCTTCGGTGGCGTCGCACCGCTCACCGCCTGA
- the lysA gene encoding diaminopimelate decarboxylase, with protein MPPTSAIGATSGATAGTAEPHPLLAGAIEAASPNRNLVPISTTCAPDGALVVGGCLLSDLARTYGTPLYVLDEDTLRASCRAYREALDTFYPGRSLALYASKANSSLAITAVVASEGLGLDAVSSGELLTALGGGMPPERIVLHGNNKSVEELALAVEHGVTVVADNWRDLELLATIATAERPASLMLRFTPGIECHTHEYIRTGHLDSKFGFDPDQLEQVLRQLAECPWARLTGLHAHIGSQIFELQPHRDLAGVMADALALARSLGHPCTDLNVGGGLGIRYVVSDDPPTIQAWVQGVAQAVAAACLERDLELPRLLCEPGRSLVATAGLTLYTIGSRKEIPGIRTYVSVDGGMSDNPRPITYQSAYTAVLADRPAGAAEETVTLAGKHCESGDVLLKELALPASAPGDVLVVLATGAYNASMASNYNRIPRPAAVLVQGGRAELVQRRERPDELLRYDVLPERLTPVP; from the coding sequence ATGCCCCCCACCAGTGCGATCGGTGCCACCAGCGGCGCCACAGCCGGCACCGCGGAGCCCCATCCCCTGCTGGCCGGCGCCATCGAAGCGGCCAGCCCGAACCGCAACCTGGTGCCGATCAGCACCACCTGCGCGCCCGATGGAGCCCTGGTGGTGGGCGGCTGTCTCCTGAGTGACCTGGCCCGTACCTACGGCACACCGCTTTACGTGCTCGACGAAGACACGCTTCGTGCCAGCTGCCGCGCCTACCGCGAGGCGCTCGACACCTTCTACCCCGGCCGCTCGCTGGCGCTCTACGCCTCCAAGGCCAACAGCAGCCTGGCGATCACCGCTGTGGTGGCCTCCGAGGGCCTTGGCCTGGATGCCGTGTCGTCCGGTGAACTGCTCACGGCGCTCGGCGGTGGCATGCCACCGGAGCGGATCGTGCTGCACGGCAACAACAAATCGGTGGAGGAGCTGGCGCTGGCGGTGGAGCACGGGGTCACCGTGGTGGCCGACAACTGGCGCGATCTGGAGCTGCTCGCCACGATCGCCACCGCGGAGCGGCCGGCTTCCCTGATGCTGCGGTTCACGCCCGGCATCGAGTGCCACACCCACGAGTACATCCGCACCGGCCACCTCGACAGCAAGTTCGGCTTCGACCCCGATCAGCTCGAGCAGGTGCTGCGCCAGCTGGCCGAATGCCCCTGGGCCCGGCTCACCGGCCTGCATGCTCACATCGGTTCTCAGATCTTCGAGCTGCAGCCCCACCGCGACCTGGCGGGCGTGATGGCCGACGCGTTGGCTCTGGCCCGTTCGCTCGGCCACCCCTGCACCGATCTGAACGTGGGCGGGGGCCTGGGCATCCGCTACGTGGTCAGCGACGATCCCCCGACGATTCAGGCCTGGGTGCAGGGCGTGGCCCAGGCCGTGGCGGCCGCCTGCCTGGAGCGGGATCTGGAGCTGCCGCGGCTGTTGTGCGAGCCGGGCCGTTCCCTGGTGGCCACCGCCGGCCTCACTCTGTACACGATCGGCAGCCGCAAGGAGATCCCCGGCATTCGCACCTACGTGTCGGTGGATGGGGGCATGAGCGACAACCCGCGGCCGATCACTTATCAGTCGGCCTACACCGCCGTTCTGGCCGATCGGCCTGCCGGCGCCGCTGAGGAAACGGTCACGCTGGCCGGCAAGCACTGCGAATCCGGCGACGTGCTGCTCAAGGAGCTGGCCCTGCCCGCCTCCGCCCCCGGCGACGTGCTGGTGGTGCTCGCCACTGGCGCCTACAACGCTTCGATGGCCTCCAACTACAACCGCATCCCCCGCCCTGCCGCCGTTCTTGTGCAGGGGGGGCGGGCCGAACTGGTGCAGCGGCGGGAGCGACCGGACGAGCTGCTGCGCTACGACGTCCTGCCGGAGCGGTTGACGCCGGTACCCTGA
- the cdaA gene encoding diadenylate cyclase CdaA, whose translation MIWLKLLDVRLILDIVLASSLGVLLLARVREPRTLWLLRGWLFLVALVWVVQRIAVLPLTTRLLEAVVLGCSLALAILWQGELRRLMELLGTGRLDVLLGSQAADAAVSGSVAVLTEAAGCLSQHRRGALMLVDLGSDLRPEDFLNPGIAIDAVLSVDLILNLFAADTPLHDGALLVRGNRILSAGVILPLSRQGLTRYGTRHLAALGITERFDRCLCIVVSEETGTLSLARHGRLERPITSSRLRELLSLALAQPTTKPTPKSGHGSVVALPTGRSVSKDTPESRA comes from the coding sequence GTGATCTGGCTGAAGCTCCTCGACGTGCGCCTGATCCTCGACATCGTGCTGGCCTCCTCGCTGGGGGTGCTGCTGCTGGCGAGGGTGCGGGAGCCGCGCACCCTGTGGCTGCTGCGGGGCTGGCTGTTCCTCGTGGCGCTGGTGTGGGTGGTCCAGCGCATCGCCGTGCTGCCGCTCACCACACGCCTGCTGGAAGCAGTGGTGCTGGGGTGCAGTCTGGCGCTGGCGATCCTCTGGCAGGGGGAGCTGCGGCGCCTGATGGAGCTGCTCGGCACCGGCCGGCTCGATGTGCTGCTCGGCAGCCAGGCGGCTGATGCGGCGGTGTCAGGTTCTGTGGCGGTGCTCACCGAAGCGGCGGGCTGCTTGTCGCAGCATCGCCGTGGTGCACTGATGCTTGTGGATCTCGGCAGTGATCTCCGTCCCGAAGACTTCCTCAATCCCGGCATCGCCATCGATGCGGTGCTCTCGGTGGATCTGATCCTCAATCTGTTTGCGGCCGACACCCCGCTCCACGACGGCGCCCTGCTGGTGCGCGGCAACCGCATCCTTTCGGCGGGTGTGATCCTGCCCTTGTCCCGCCAGGGCCTCACCCGCTATGGCACCCGCCACCTGGCGGCCCTTGGCATCACTGAGCGTTTCGACCGCTGCCTCTGCATCGTGGTGTCCGAGGAAACGGGCACCCTGTCACTGGCGCGCCATGGCCGGCTGGAGCGACCGATCACCAGCAGCCGGCTGCGCGAGCTGCTCAGCCTCGCCCTGGCCCAGCCCACTACCAAGCCCACGCCGAAGTCCGGCCATGGCTCGGTGGTGGCGCTGCCCACGGGTCGTAGCGTGTCGAAGGACACGCCAGAGTCACGCGCATGA
- a CDS encoding pyridoxal phosphate-dependent aminotransferase has protein sequence MNGAEGVRFDDDAVPFELLRERAYNMRWAEQAEGVIPLTAADPDFPAAPVIREAVIRYASGGVFSYGPAGGLPSFRAAVATYLRQERGADVSAAGVIAVDSAAAGLAMVALQWLRPGDEAVVWDPADFLFAHTVRAAGATPLFWSLDRHAPLDLEALDRLISPRTRLFCLCNPHNPLGRCFRRDELEALGRFCLERGIRVLSDEIWSEVVYPPAVFTSWLALEPALAAQGAVVHGFSKSFALAGLRVGYVAMADAEACARMLAASEQPATVAGVATLSQVAAEAAYSPEGLRWLQAFQQHLLERRNQAITLLRAMPGVEVETPDATYVALVRVPGGERGVEPLTEWLLQRHRLAVVPGSPRWFGAGAAGHIRLCFATSAGVLAEGLDRLARGLREWPRLGVSVVEDPAISLLQCAPGRRDGNG, from the coding sequence ATGAATGGGGCTGAAGGCGTCCGTTTCGACGATGACGCCGTTCCTTTCGAACTGCTGCGTGAGCGGGCCTACAACATGCGCTGGGCGGAGCAGGCCGAAGGGGTGATTCCCCTCACCGCCGCCGATCCCGACTTTCCCGCAGCACCGGTGATCAGGGAGGCCGTGATCCGCTACGCCAGCGGCGGAGTGTTCAGCTATGGCCCGGCGGGGGGGCTGCCCTCCTTCCGCGCCGCCGTGGCCACCTACCTGCGCCAGGAGCGTGGGGCCGATGTGAGCGCGGCTGGGGTGATCGCCGTGGACAGCGCCGCCGCGGGCCTGGCCATGGTGGCCCTCCAGTGGCTCCGCCCGGGGGATGAGGCGGTGGTGTGGGATCCGGCGGATTTCCTCTTTGCCCACACCGTGCGCGCCGCGGGGGCCACGCCGCTGTTCTGGAGCCTCGACCGCCATGCCCCACTTGATCTTGAGGCGCTCGACAGGCTGATCAGCCCGCGCACGCGCCTGTTCTGCCTCTGCAACCCCCACAACCCGCTGGGCCGCTGCTTCCGGCGCGATGAGCTCGAGGCACTCGGCCGTTTCTGCCTGGAGCGCGGCATTCGCGTGCTCAGCGATGAGATCTGGAGCGAGGTGGTGTACCCGCCGGCGGTGTTCACCAGCTGGCTGGCGCTTGAGCCGGCCCTGGCGGCCCAGGGTGCCGTGGTGCATGGCTTCTCGAAATCCTTTGCCCTGGCAGGCCTGCGGGTGGGCTATGTGGCCATGGCCGATGCCGAGGCCTGTGCCCGCATGCTGGCGGCCAGTGAGCAGCCCGCCACGGTGGCTGGGGTGGCCACCCTCAGCCAGGTGGCGGCGGAGGCGGCCTATTCCCCGGAGGGGCTGCGGTGGTTGCAGGCCTTCCAGCAGCATCTGCTGGAGCGCCGCAATCAGGCCATCACGCTGCTGCGGGCCATGCCCGGCGTTGAAGTGGAGACGCCCGATGCCACCTACGTGGCGCTCGTGCGGGTGCCGGGCGGGGAGAGGGGTGTGGAGCCCCTGACAGAGTGGCTGCTGCAGCGGCATCGGCTGGCCGTGGTGCCCGGCAGCCCCCGCTGGTTCGGGGCAGGGGCAGCGGGCCACATACGCCTCTGCTTCGCCACCTCTGCGGGAGTGCTGGCCGAAGGTCTCGATCGGCTGGCACGGGGCCTGCGGGAATGGCCACGCCTGGGTGTGTCAGTCGTTGAGGATCCTGCGATTAGTCTGTTGCAATGCGCACCGGGCCGGCGGGACGGCAATGGATAA